TGCAGCAAGAAGGTTGACCAAATTACTTACTAGCAAGCATCATATTGAGGCTGCACTGATAGGTTATTATATCACCAATGTCTAACCCTTCGCGGAGGTTTATTTTCTGAttcaaaacgaacaaaaccgaTCATTAACAGGAGAACTTATGAGACACAACGCAGAACACAACTTGCCGGCACGTCTCGCGAATTACTTATAACCCCTAACTCCCGCGCTCGCTTATAACTCCCGCGCCATGGTACAGATGATAACGCAGGCCAATGTGTTGGAAAGGGATGGCAAGACCTTTTATTTCCTCCAacggtgtgtttttgtttctcaaaCACTCGACACAAACCCTTTCTTGGAAAGTCCCGGAGTGGGCTTAATTAAATAAAAGCCTGACTGATTTCGAGGGAATCATAGGGTAGATTTCTTTCAGGAAATCTTTGGGTAAAGAGCTGGCTGGCAATGGCTTTTTGGAGTTTAGAGCGAATGTTTTTGTAACGTCTAGTGCACATATGCTCTACCTTCGCGGTAAGTACCTGagtaggcaaaaaaaaaagattgaaaGGATGCTTGGAAGACATTCCGGGAGTATCCAAAGATTTCCAAAACATCTTAAAATAAActgaaaaattaattcaagAAACGTGCAGACTAAAAATGCTCTTTGAAGATCCTAGCGACATCACGAAATACGGTGGCCAAGTAACCAAACCGGTTCCGTAATCAAGCCATGATCgggtttgtttacattttctcgaaatcgagaaaaacGTGAATGTCGTGAAAATGCTGTCGAAAACTGGTGTAAAAAagattggaaagaaaattaaaagatGCCAACTGCTGATTGCAAAAGATGCAGGGACTCAGTTTTCGGACGAGCCGAGCGAGGTACGTATCGCATACATTCGGGAAGGGTAAAATAATCGCATGGTTTTCGTCTACCCGCAGTTCTTGTGCGTGTGCAACGCCGGCCTTTCAACGGGACTTGAACAAGAAGGGTTGCTGAAGGAGGTCCTGCTGCACGCTGACGAAGTGCAGACAATTCAGATGCCGCCTGGAAAGTCCTACTGCTATCTGAGTTTCCTATCGATAGATGCGGCTAAATCCGTGTATAAGGCCATGAACGGAACGTGTCCCTTAGGACAAGATGGGGCGGTCTTATTGTTGGCATTTTGCTGTGGTCTTCCGTGCTGCTTGACCAATCCTTGGAGCGAACCGATGCCTGACGGATTGGTTGTGGTGCGCGATTTCGTCGACACACAGCTTGAACAGGTACTGTTGGGAGCGGTTGAGTTTGGAGAGGTTCAGGAATACAGCTCCGAGCAAACGGCGACAAATGCTTTAAAAAATCGTCAAGTGAAACATTACGGTTACGAGTTTCTTTATGGAACTAATAACGTGGATAAGACAAAGCCATTATTGGACCGCAAGATACCGAGTGCCTGCGATGAATTGTGGCAAAGACTACAGAAATTGCATCCAAACCTGTGCTGGCACGTTCCGGATCAATTGACGGTTAATCAATACGAGCCTGGACAAGGCATTCCGGCACATGTTGATACACACAGCGCCTTTGAAGATCCGATATTGTCACTTTCGCTCGGAAGTGACATCGTCATGGAGTTCAAACATGTCGCAACCGGTCGCCAAGCGTTCGTGGATTTACCGGCTCGTTCTTTACTGATCATATCTGGCGAGAGCCGCTACGTTTGGACTCACGGTATTACACCTCGTAAACTGGACACAATTTTGGTTCCCAATGGAAACGGGCTGACCATACGGAAGCGCCAACGGCGTATTTCGTTAACATTTCGCAAGCTTCGCCTTAGCGAGCAATGTGACTGCTCTTTTTCCAACTGCTGCGATTCAAAAAAACGAGTTTTTAAACATCATGCAGCTCTACTTGAGGCTCATGCAGCTCTGGTTGAGGCAGAAAATGTTCACCGAGTTTACAATCAAATAGCGAAACACTTTAGCGACACACGGCACTCGCCTTGGCCGAGGGTTGAATCCTTCCTGCAAACTCTAAATGCCGGTGACGTGCTACTTGATGTTGGttgcggaaatggaaaatatttagGATCGAATTCTTCGGCCTTCATGGTAAGTTGCTAAGTTCTGCGTCTTATGCATTTGCTTGCATTTTAGTTATCGACTTACGCGATTCCCTGTTTCATTGTTCGTCTAGCTGGGCTGTGATCGTAGCGACGGCTTGCTGCAGGTGTGCGGCGATCGTGGTTTTAACGTGCTGCAGTGTGATTGTCTTGCCTTACCCTTACGTGATGGTTCCGCGGATGCATGCATCAGCATTGCCGTGCTACACCATCTTGCCACAACGGCACGACGACGGAAGGCGATTTCGGAAATGATCCGCGTACTACGCACCGGCGGACGAGCACTGATTTATGTATGGGCCAAAAATCAGGAAGAAAACGCCAACAAGTCAAGCTATCTAAGACAAaataagcaaaacaacaaaaaagtaacGTCAGTCAGTGCTGCAAAGACGGTGTCTTCTATTGCTTCCATGGAATGCGTTGCAGGATTGCCGGAATGTACGTTACCCGTGCATACGAATCGGACTCCATTTCAACATCAAGATCTGCTAGTGCCATGGAAACTACGAACAGAAAGCAacgaagcaacagaaaaacaaacgtttcTTCGCTTCTACCATGTCTTTGAAAAATACGAATTGGAGCAAATCTGTCTTGATAGTGGTCAAAACAATGTACGAATTGTTGAAAGCTTTTACGATCAGGGGAATTGGTGTGTTGTAATGCAGAAAATAGAACCAATGTAAGTAAAATAATCCACACTACTTTtttgtaacacacacacacacacacacacacactactccTTTAGTCTTTATTAGCTCCTTCTTCGGCTTTTTCTGCCGTATAAAAACGGACCAATTCGTCGTAGGAATAATTTTCTAGCAAATCGATCAGCAGTGGAAGTTTTGCTTTAACATTAACTCCTTTGAATTTAAACTTATCGATGTACAGATCGGTTAGGATGCCATAAATCCGATTGAGAACTGTCGGTTGCTTCCGAAATTCTTCGTCAATGAATTGCTGATTACGAATCAACTTCTGGTACTCCTTTGAAAGCATCTTAAATTCGGACTCATCACGTATATCCAAATCGACCAGGGCTTGTGCCATCTGACAATCTTTGGTAAGTCTGTTGTAATGCATGATTTTCGGTTCAATTAATTTGATCAACGATGGAATGGTGGATTCATTTATAGCTGAAACGAgtgtaaatatttttgttAGTTACTTGGTCCGGTAATGTCGATTCCAAAAACGTACAAGTGGATATTTCTAACTTTATACGTTTTTTAGTCGCCTCTTTGGTAATGAAATCTTTCAGAATCGATATGGTGGATATGTTGTCGCTGCGGAAACTCGCTTCCCCTTTACCATATTCACATACCAGCAGTGTGCCGATGAAGACGTGCTGGAACGTGTGCCGCACCTTGCCACTATCATGCAGCTTTTCCGGTAGCTCGGGGATACTATTGATCATCCAGTTGTGCACTTCCGCCTGACTGAAAGTGCCCTTCAATGTGAGGGTATTCATCGGGCGAGCCAACATTGTATCCGTTGCGTTGTGGATGATGGCATGCAGTGACAGCGGCTTTATGTGGTAACGCTTCAATTGGCAACATTTGGGCTGAAGATTGGGTGTAATGTATACCTGCAGCGTTCCAGTTTGACCCTCAATCGTACGAAACATCAAATCTATGCGGTTCGTGTTCAGCTGGCAGCGATAGCTGGCTAACAGACTATTGCCACTCAGCTTATCACATTCGCTAAAACTGACCACAGCACTATTTTTCTCCACATCGAGCAAACTGAGTGGAGCATCACACTGTAATAACACGTGCTCAATGGGTGTAGGTATTTCTAGTGATAGTAGATAAGTAGCATCGCTTTTAGAAAGCATGAATGCATCGTTCACAGGTAGCATCGGAATTGCGGAAAGTCCTGTAGACAAGGCCTGGGTAGAAAGTTGGTATCGCTCGCGTTCCTTGGCGATCGTCTGCTCGAGCTCATAAATTTCCGTCTTGATACGCTGCAGCTTTGccgatggatcgatcggttgaccAACGATAACCGGTGTAGCACGATCGGCAAAGTGTCCACTATCGCTAAGACATTTACTAATGCATTGCGTTGTTAAACCAAAGACTCGGCCTGAATATGTGCACACTACAATCTCCGTATAGTTTGTAGCGCCGACGCAGCCCCCTTGAACGCTTGAGATGCTTTCGTTAAAGCTTTCGCTATAAATCTGTGTGCATTCCATGTCAAACTGATACTCGTCCGAATGCATCGTGAATACCCTTAAAGTACCATCGCGGTAACCGACAATAAGTTCTTCCTTTCCATCACCGGCTAGATCATATGTGATCAAACATGTGACTGCACTAGAGCATCCGTCACCGCGGTCTGACCCTCCCTTTAACAGTTGATCTGAAACCAGCACCTCGCGCTTTACCTCTGTAACCTGTAGGTTCAGGTGAAAAAGAAGCACACTTCCATCGCTAAATCCGCACAGCAGACGATTACCTATGCCTTTGGGAACGTACAGCACTGTTGGCACACTGTCCAGCTCCAGTGTTTGACGGACGCGGGAATGTTCTAGGACGCGTAAAACTCGCCCTGAGCAAGCCAGTACAGTTATTAACCGGCTGGTATTATTCGGACAGAGTGCTGCTACATCTACAATAACATCACCGCAAAGATACGATCCAATTTCCTTGCAATCTCTATAATGGTTGTACACGTGGTTACCACACACCAGCAGATCGCTGCCGTTCACACACATCGACCTGATGGTTTCTGTGAGGTTCGTCTCAAAAGCGAGGAATAGCTTGCCCTTCTTATTGAACCCTCGCACCTTGTTTTCGGAGGCGGTAAAGATCTTGTCGGCTACCGAGCCTGATTGTCCTCCAAGCTTTACCGAGGCGATGCGTTCACTTGGTAATGTCTTGAAATGCATTTGTAGTTCGTCCTTTTTCATCGAAAAAACCTGTAACACACCCTCCTGGTCACCGATTGCgactttttgctgttgcttgtaaCCGCTCGTGCCTCCGGTGCTACCGATCGGTGGTAGTAGCTGCAGGCAGTTTGGACCCGTTAACCCTACGTTGATGTAATCAACACGCGTTAATTCCAGTTCCATTTCAGCTAACAGGATTTCACCTCAATCAGTTTTGTTTTACCACCTGATAGTCTCCTCTGAATGAAtgcaaattttattttctgcaATGGACCCTTTGGTGCCATGGCAACTACAATATCAAACGTATGCGACTGCGcctgtttcatttcattactgCTGTTCACTAGCACAATTACAGATATTAAGAAATGCTGTATGCGAATGGATAATATACTGTTCTGATCTGTCCGTGGGCAGATGAGCAAATCTACCTTGTTGCATGTGTAACGAATCAGAATTCTGTTAGTCATCGTTGGAAGCCATTACAGAACAGAAGTTAAATTTCGGTTTGGCGTTAATTTGCCAATATGCTGTTACGGAGCAGGTGGTTGCGATTGTACATCGTAGTTTTGTTCGTGTTTTTGAAGGTTATAAATTTCATCGTGACTGCTGATGAAGCATCGTTGATCGAGGCTTCTACTCCCGAATATCTACAAACAGAGGATCACGAACTCGATCTTTTACTAGAAATTTATCgggaaaatttaatcaaagATTATGTGCACATTGGCCAGGCATTGGAATCGCCAGTCGCTCGCGATCTGCATGGCTTCGTTGAACAACGTGTCCGTAGCTTCTTGAAAGATCGTGAGCAGGATCAAGTACCGAACGGTCGCACTAAGCGTGATACTAGCTATTCGGATATTGAAGCTGACACTGCAGAAGGTAATCATAAGACGAAATTAAGGCTCGATAATGTGCGGTGGTAACATTCTTTAATATTAATTGTAATTAACATAGCAAAAGCCGGCATTAATGGCGGCGAAATGAACCGCTCGTAATACTAACTCAAGGCTGACGAACCTTGGAATCCGAAAAAAGTCTTTTTGATGTAACTACAGTTGTGTTTGTCTAAAAATTTCATAAAAAGGCTCATACTCATTGGGAGATCTTCTGCGTCTGAATCCTCTTCCATGTCACAGAACAATTCTTCTCTGAAACCGGTCTCAAAACGGCGTAGTTTAGCCATTGTTTGTTCGATAGAACCGTCCATGAAGGCCATTTCAGTTTCGCTCAGTTTGATTTGTATCTTTTGCCAGCGGAGCGCTTTGATGGTACGCCAAAAGTCTTGCGTATCGCTCTGAGGTCCTTCGATGCATATGATAGCCGGTTTACCGGGTCGTGAAAATCCAGTAAGTCCGAGGTCGCGAGCCGTTTTGATgatcgtttgccgtttgcttttgctcttgAGATGGTGTGAGTAAATCCAAAGTCGTTCGAATACGATCGATTTTGGAGTGATGTTGGCGttcgttgatggtgatgaaggagAATCTTTCCGCTCGCGGGATGATTCTAGCAAATCAGTGAAATTATCTTGAATCCAACAAACGATCTGATAAACGTACGGATCCTGTCGTTCGATGATTTCGGCTTCGATGTACTGCTGAATACGCTTTTGAAGCTCACGTTCCTGGTCCCTTGCAATTATGGCCGATCTTATCACAATACGTGGCATTTCCAAAACCGGATAATGGTGAGGTAGTTCAACTAGAATTTGTACCTTCTCATTCTCCAGCAAAGGCAGAGTGAATTGATACTCCATTTTTTTGTCCAAGCGTACCTTTGTATCTGCAATGAAGCTGGTCAGGTTTTCGATGCTTCCATAATCATCCAGCTGCAGCTCGCCAGGACTGCAGAATATTTCCGAAAGCATCTGAAACTCGTCCAACTGTAGCTGTAGATTTTGTTTCAGAAACTCAAGCTGAAGTATCTCTTCTTCCATCATTAGCTGCGAATAATCTGCTCGAAAACAGAGAACGTGGAATACACATTAATTACTTTCGCGTTTGCAGCACGTCATCTCTATCTGAAAGGATTCCGTGAACGGGGCTACGTTCCAGTTAATTTTCCCGTAGATATTTGCTTGCTTCGCGTAGGTAAATCCATATTTGCAGCGGCTTTGCATCAGAGCGAATCAAGCAATCGGACCCAAAATGCCACAGCCGTTTCATTCTATCGAAGGGTAAGACAACAGTTTGGCACGTTTCTGCGCTAGATCCTCTCGGTAAACCACAGTAACTAGTCAAATTACGCTCTCTTCATCAGACTGGTGGAAAATTCGAAAAATATCTAGAGCATCAAACGGTTACGGCCCGGTATTTCGATTGCATTTCAATTGCAAACCTTGGGTTTGTGGCCGTAGTCAACTATCACGATCACGAGCTAGACGTATTTAAGGATGGTTCACCCGTATTTCAAATACATGAGAATGGTCGAACGGAAATTGTTCAAACGTTTGGACAACCAAAACAGAACACGGTACATTTATGGGTTCACGGAAAACATATCTTTTTAACGCACACGTACCTCAATCTCGATGAAAGCTTACACACGGCATGTCCAATATACCGATGGACCGGATACTACTTCGACGTGATCGATCACATACCTTGTCAAAATGCAGTACACATAGAAGCGTTCTCGGTCGACCAACAAATGTACGTGGCGGTGGCCAATCAGATGTCTGCCGATAAGAAGGATACCTTCTCTGTAATTTACTTACTTAGTCCGGAAACACTAAAACtgaatcagcatcagcagattTACAGCTACTCCGTATCGCACATTGCGTACTACTTTCTGGAGCATCGAGATCGCCGAGAACATTTTCTCATTACCGGCAACTCAGTCAATGTAGGTGACGGTGACGAAAACGACCGACATAGCTCGCTCGAACAAACGGAGCTCAACTCTATCGTCTACAAGCTAGTCGATGGTTACTTTGTGCCGTTTCAAAATCTGGAGCTCACTGGAGTAGATATGTTTCTCCCCGTTGTAGTAAGTAAAAACATTGCAATATCAATATTACTTCAGTTCCTTTAACTGATTTGCCTTTACTTTGAAATAGCATGAAAACGGAGCTTTTCTTCTACTGGTACTCTGCAGTGGCCAACCTCTGCAGATTTACGAGTATGATGGTTGGAGGCTGGTACCATCGCGAATAGATTACACCGGAGAAGCGTTTGCTGCCGGCGTATCCCATATGCGGGTGTATCGACATATCGTGAATGCAAGTGTTATTGCTATAGCCAATAGCAATTTGTTCGGCATGTCCGTTAACCTATTCACTCCGCAGTATGGGGTGGAGAATGACTTGCGGCAGGTTTATTCTCACTTTATCGAATGGTGCGAACGAATGCAGGAACAGATGGCTAACGTTGATCTGGAAGAGCTGTACAATAAGTTAGTCGCTCTTCCGGATGAAGCACCTGACGGTGTGCGTATGATCAACAAAAATATTGAGCTACAATATTCTACGACAGATATTTTAAAAACGGCAGTTATTGAAACACCACATTTGCTCATCGATGAACCATTGCTTTCTTATGCTATCGAAGTGAATGAGTACGTGAAACAGGTAATGGATAAGATGGAGCGGGCCGAACAAACTATCAATACCAGCATAATGCGTAATGAGACCGTTCGTTGGAATGGAGATATTGCTGTAGGTGAACTGATAGCATCTGCTGGCCAGATGAAACAGCTTGACGTAAAGGTGTTAAACAATGCCGCATACAGAACTCGTAGCGCAGATGAAGACCGTTCAACAAATGATAAACCAGGCGACGAAACGATAGAAGTGGATCGTTTGATCGTCGATCGCATTGTCAGAGTGGGATTCTGGAATGGGCATGCGGCGGATTTCTTACTATTGACCGATGACGATCCTTCGAAATGGAAAGATTTCAAGGTAGCAGCCAACGAGGTGATCGTGGAAAAAGACATATACGTAAACAAGTTGATCGATGgtattttttttcatccctcaAATGTGCTGCTACCGGGCGTGAATCAAGTGATAAATGCTCGCCACGTGGGGGTAACAAACCTCAACGTAAATAGATTGAAAAGCAAGAAACTCAACTCTACCGAAGCCGTATCCGTGCAACGCATGTTGGATAAATCAAGAATGTTGTTGGCCAAATCTCGAGGTGCGTTACCGCAAGCCTATCGGAACGATTTTGATACGGTTGAAGTAGAAGAGCTGATGGTCAATGGATTACTAAACAATGCAAATATACAGTACCTAATGGATAATTTGTTACTTGTGgctgccgagcagcagcagatgagtGGTAAATTGATAATCGAAGAGCTTACGGCAGACAACATCTTATTGACCGATGCCAAATTGTCCAGCATCATGTGGGAACATGTTGCGCAGACTACGGGAAACCAACGTATCTTGCAGGATCTTCAGTTCGTACAACCCATCACTGTGGACCGTTTACAGGTGCATGATCGTTTAAACCACATTCCAGTAATCGATAATAAACTACAGGTGCTTCTGCTCAgatcaaacgaaacacaaacgatTACGGGAACCAAGACATTCGATTACATGAAGGTAATGAATCCTATTGATCTTCAGGGCAAAATAGACGGAGAAGGGCTGAGCAAGATGAATCCGATCATCACGATTGAACAAGAGCTCGTGCTGAATGGTGATTACACAATAAATGGTAACGTTTCGTTCAATGGGCCTGTTGTGGCGCATAATATTTTTGGCAAAAACGGCCATCTCAATCTACAAAGACTGCTTAAGCATGGTATTCGTTTAAACGAGTCACCAACATCTGAGCAAAAGGTCAAGTTTCTACAACCGATATTTGTCGAAAGGCTCTACGTTCCCAGCATCAACCAGCTGCCAATCGACGATCTTGTGCGACAGAATTCAGACGAGATACAGTACCTGACAGGTCGCAAAACTTTCATCGGAGATTTATTGGTAGAAGGAATAGCCGATTCGAACGAAATCAATAAGGTAGATTTGAATCAGCTAAATCGTACGATCTTCCGCCGTGATGAGGGTGAGCAAACTATTGAGGGAGACATACGATTTGCTGGCGTTGGTACGGCTAACGTTCATGCGAAATCCGTTCTTTTCGCTGGAAAACCTATCGATCATTTACTTCGTTTAGATAGACCACAGAACCTCACTAAACCAGTACGATTCCTGAATTGTACTGTTATCGTAGGCAATTCGATTGTTACTCACCACCTACTCCCAGATAATACGTCAACAATATATGGAcatgatttgaattttttgctGCGAGACACATTGTACGCCGATAGCGTTATACCTGTGCCACCAATTATTACGGGGGAAAAGATTTTCCGGAATATCACCATCGGTCGGCTGTTTTTAGCTAAAGAGTCCACGTTTAATATGATACCGATGCAAAATATACGGCACATTCTGGCAGCAGGGGATAATCGAACGATCATAAAAAATGGACCTTACAGCTTCAGAACAAATCACGAACTCAAGATTGACCATCTTTTGTTCGACGGTATGATTAACGGCATTCCTAAAGCAGCTTTCTGTCGTGCATGGCTCATGCATACTGGTAACCAAACATTCACGGTCGGCCAAACGGTCCAGAAGCTAGATATTGGACAAGTGCATGTATCGGGCAACCTCAATCAGGTTGACGTAGATCATTTACTGAAGAACACCTATCGAGCGGATCTGGAAGAATATATTCATCAGGCAATATTCCGTAAGTTCAATGCATAAATTTTCACTATTTTAGcttcatcaattcatttttctttctgccTTGTCAcagatgatggtgttgtttcTTACGAACCGGTCTCGATTGGTGGTCTAGTATCAGGACTTAACATCTCCAGTGATGTGTTGCTGAAACAAAGTACTGAGATTCAAGCGCTTGGCCAGGTACACGTTGCAGGAACGCTGAACGCGAAAGGACAGCTTCATATCCTGCAAACATTAAATGGAATTCATTTTCCGAAAATGATGGAATTTTTTGGATCCAAAACGGCACAGGGCGGTGCTAGTGATCCAGCCCCGATGAATATCGAGGTACACGGAAACGTGTACTTTGAGCAAACACCAACCGTTATCAATTTGAACGGTTACAACATACAAAAGACTTTCGGTGAGGTTTGGTTACCCCAGCGACCGACGGTGCTAACGGGTCGTTGCCATTTTGAGAGCGTGGAGTTTCAGGATTTAACGTACACGAATGTAAGGGAGCTAGATACTAGTAGCACTTCAACATTCCACCCCTCCCTGCATTACACGACTTGCAACTATTTCCAGAATCATCCGATCAACTATCTTGACCTGGCCGAAACGGAGGCACGTTGTTTGAGCGGACGGAGGCCACAAAACATTACCGCACCACTAGTTTTTGAACACGAGGTGCTGTTAAAAGCAGGTGGTTCATTTAGGGCGGTGGATCTAAAGGGCTTCCTGAAAAGCACCAACAAGTAACTTACTTGCTCAGTCTAAttaatgaatatttataaCCATAAGCGtggttttttcctttccaggtCCCACGGAATCGATATCAAGGAATACGACAATTATGTCTTTCGGATCGGCGAAGATCAGGCTATAACCGGGAACTGGTTGTTGCACAATGTGGAGATACTTGGTACGTATTTAAGTCAGTGATCACGGGTTATTAGCgtgaataattaaataattgttgGCTCGTTTTTAGGAACATTTGATGTAAAAACCCTCAATGGTTATAACATCGAAACGGAACTGCTACGGTCTGATGTAACCATGAACAATATTACTGCAACAAAGCGTTTTCGTGAGCTGCACGTGGAGAGCATAATTTGTCCTGGAGAGTGCATTATTCAGGGCGTTGATATGAAGGAATGGTTTGCGAATGCTTTGCGCTTGGAAGGAAATCAAACCATCGAAGGCACCTTGCACATCGACAATCCGATTATAACGGGCAACATAGATGTGCTTGGCACGGTAAATGAATTGCGGTTTGATACTAAGCATTTGATGTTGAAATCTATCCCGCAAAAGGTACCTGGTACCCTGCATCTAATAACAAAGTTTCCCAGTGAAAATAAGATTTACCCACTTATATTCGAGTCGCTACACACCGATGTGATAAATGGGAGGAATTTTACCAAGTTCCTCATGTATGCGGCGAGAAATGATCAAAACCCGTTAATCATAAATACTCCAATAACGCTGGTACAGCCAATTGAAGCGGAAGAAACGCTATTGGAAGGCGAGATGCTGTTCGGTGTCAATACTACCCATTTGATAAGGGATACTTCCTTTAAGGAAAGTGTTGGCGAGCTCACATCGAAGGTTCGTTCGCTGAAcagcgtaaacgaaaaaatctTGGAAAATGTCTTCGAAGACGGTCCGATATTCAGTCACTTTGATAAGAAAAAACCATTATTGGTGAAAGCGGCACGTATGTTAGCGCTTACCGTGTATCGTGATTCGCTGCCACAAGAGTTGCTGGTAGTACATAGCAATGAACCAGGAAAACTTTCCGCGATCGAATTTTATCGCTGGGCAGTTAACGAAGAAAAGTTCGTGCCTTCCAAACGCTATCAGGCAATTGTTGCAAAAGATAGAGAAATCTTGAAAGTGAAACGCGTTCGCCTAGGGCCAAAGCAGCATCTATTTGTGGAGTTTTTCGAGCAAGATCGCAAATCATTCACACAGCAAATTATGGACCTTCACCATGAAGGTGCAGCGATAAGCAAATTCGTGCCACTCTACGTAATGAAGAGCAATCGTTCCAGGGACGTAATATGGATGAAACTGGTCACCCTGGATTGTATAGTGATGTATACTAAAGGACGAGCGGGCTTCGAAGTGCGCTGCATGAGAGAGGAAAATCTTATGCATATTCTTGATGTGCGACAAATAGAGGAAACTGTCGTTCCAATGCAGATCGTAGCTTTGGAAAATCATCTCATAATACTGGACAGTAGTGATCAAGTTCAAATATGGCGGAGCACGGCCAAGTTTTATCTTAAGCACCATGAAACGCTTACCGTTTCACATCCGTCTCATGTGAGCATAGCAAGGTACGAAAATCAGCTCATGCTTGCCATCAACTCGGAGCACACTCCCAATAGCGCTCACTACGGATCAATAGAGATTTGGCAGAAAATGCTCCAGCCGAATGGAACCTTTGTTCAGCACCAGCTCATCTTGACCAAAGTGCCGAAGCAGTTGCAATTTTCTGTGCTCCCATCAAAAGAGCTTATGCTGTACACTCTGACCGAGAATTGGCTACATCCGTTGGTGGTGTACCGTTATGAAGGGATTACAGGGTTCCGCGAGTTGCTGACAAGTAATACGATACAGCAGAAGGCTCACCGTTTGGCGGTGTTGAAAATGCGGCTGGCACGAAAAGAATTTGTTGCAATTCTCGGCCCACAATCTACCGACTTGGTAgaggttgtttttgtttaagtttgttgttgataCTATGTTGGTCAATAAGAATGAAATGTGAATAAATGGTATACAATTTGTACAGCAAAGATTACCTTTCAGTCGTATCGAAAAGGGGGCAAACAGCAAAGAAATCATTCATTCCTTCCGCGAATTTTGCTTTTAACGCGCGTTTTCACAACATTCCCAGCGCGAGGAGAAGTTTCTGCTCTCTGGGCAAATGTCAAAAAGTATGCGTTTTTCGTCTGTTAAAAATGAAGGCTGCGTTCGCGAAGAGCGTGACAGCTTTGTCAAATTTCCACGTAGCGTTCTTTCGTTTCCGGCATCTTCGAGGTGCGAGAACACATTTCGTGGTTTAAAAGAAAATCTCTgtaagttttgttt
This sequence is a window from Anopheles darlingi chromosome 3, idAnoDarlMG_H_01, whole genome shotgun sequence. Protein-coding genes within it:
- the LOC125956712 gene encoding Bardet-Biedl syndrome 7 protein-like — translated: MELELTRVDYINVGLTGPNCLQLLPPIGSTGGTSGYKQQQKVAIGDQEGVLQVFSMKKDELQMHFKTLPSERIASVKLGGQSGSVADKIFTASENKVRGFNKKGKLFLAFETNLTETIRSMCVNGSDLLVCGNHVYNHYRDCKEIGSYLCGDVIVDVAALCPNNTSRLITVLACSGRVLRVLEHSRVRQTLELDSVPTVLYVPKGIGNRLLCGFSDGSVLLFHLNLQVTEVKREVLVSDQLLKGGSDRGDGCSSAVTCLITYDLAGDGKEELIVGYRDGTLRVFTMHSDEYQFDMECTQIYSESFNESISSVQGGCVGATNYTEIVVCTYSGRVFGLTTQCISKCLSDSGHFADRATPVIVGQPIDPSAKLQRIKTEIYELEQTIAKERERYQLSTQALSTGLSAIPMLPVNDAFMLSKSDATYLLSLEIPTPIEHVLLQCDAPLSLLDVEKNSAVVSFSECDKLSGNSLLASYRCQLNTNRIDLMFRTIEGQTGTLQVYITPNLQPKCCQLKRYHIKPLSLHAIIHNATDTMLARPMNTLTLKGTFSQAEVHNWMINSIPELPEKLHDSGKVRHTFQHVFIGTLLVCEYGKGEASFRSDNISTISILKDFITKEATKKRIKLEISTSINESTIPSLIKLIEPKIMHYNRLTKDCQMAQALVDLDIRDESEFKMLSKEYQKLIRNQQFIDEEFRKQPTVLNRIYGILTDLYIDKFKFKGVNVKAKLPLLIDLLENYSYDELVRFYTAEKAEEGANKD
- the LOC125956713 gene encoding alkylated DNA repair protein alkB homolog 8, with amino-acid sequence MLSKTGVKKIGKKIKRCQLLIAKDAGTQFSDEPSEFLCVCNAGLSTGLEQEGLLKEVLLHADEVQTIQMPPGKSYCYLSFLSIDAAKSVYKAMNGTCPLGQDGAVLLLAFCCGLPCCLTNPWSEPMPDGLVVVRDFVDTQLEQVLLGAVEFGEVQEYSSEQTATNALKNRQVKHYGYEFLYGTNNVDKTKPLLDRKIPSACDELWQRLQKLHPNLCWHVPDQLTVNQYEPGQGIPAHVDTHSAFEDPILSLSLGSDIVMEFKHVATGRQAFVDLPARSLLIISGESRYVWTHGITPRKLDTILVPNGNGLTIRKRQRRISLTFRKLRLSEQCDCSFSNCCDSKKRVFKHHAALLEAHAALVEAENVHRVYNQIAKHFSDTRHSPWPRVESFLQTLNAGDVLLDVGCGNGKYLGSNSSAFMLGCDRSDGLLQVCGDRGFNVLQCDCLALPLRDGSADACISIAVLHHLATTARRRKAISEMIRVLRTGGRALIYVWAKNQEENANKSSYLRQNKQNNKKVTSVSAAKTVSSIASMECVAGLPECTLPVHTNRTPFQHQDLLVPWKLRTESNEATEKQTFLRFYHVFEKYELEQICLDSGQNNVRIVESFYDQGNWCVVMQKIEPM